The Pyricularia oryzae 70-15 chromosome 5, whole genome shotgun sequence genome includes a region encoding these proteins:
- a CDS encoding endoplasmic reticulum-Golgi intermediate compartment protein 2, translating to MMNGYEKNNHDEDPFAPSGSVVSAFDAFPKSKPQYVTRTSGGGKWTVAMLLVSAILTWSELARWWRGVETHTFAVEKGVGQSMQINMDTVVHMRCQDIHVNVQDAAGDRIMAAARLKMDDTTWAQWVDGSGVHRLGHDQHGKVVTGEGHEEGFGEEHIHDIVALGKKRARWSKTPRLWGATPDSCRIFGSLDLNKVQGDFHITARGHGYIEFGDHLDHSAFNFSHIVNEFSFGDFYPSLVNPLDKTVNTCEKNFHKFQYFLSVVPTLYSVKSSTGAFGYSTIFTNQYAVTEQSSEISEMNVPGIFFKYDIEPILLDIEESRDTILVFLIKVINILSGAMVAGHWGFTMSEWIKEVLGKRRRASSNGVLGNKAGYDE from the exons ATGATGAACGGATACGAAAAGAACAACCATGACGAGGACCCCTTTGCCCCGTCGGGTAGCGTAGTCAGCGCATTCGATGCCTTTC CAAAGTCAAAACCGCAATACGTGACGCGGACGTCAGGCGGCGGCAAGTGGACGGTGGCCATGCTGCTCGTCTCGGCGATCCTGACGTGGTCCGAGCTGGCGCGCTGGTGGCGCGGCGTGGAGACGCACACCTTTGCCGTGGAAAAGGGCGTGGGCCAGTCGATGCAGATCAACATGGACACGGTGGTGCACATGCGGTGCCAAGACATCCACGTCAACGTCCAAGACGCCGCGGGGGACCGCATcatggccgccgcccgcctCAAGATGGACGACACCACCTGGGCGCAGTGGGTCGACGGCTCGGGCGTGCACCGCCTCGGCCACGACCAGCACGGCAAGGTCGTCACGGGTGAGGGCCACGAGGAAGGGTTCGGAGAGGAGCACATCCACGACATTGTCGCCCTCGGAAAGAAGCGCGCCCGCTGGAGCAAGACGCCCAGGCTGTGGGGCGCCACCCCGGACAGCTGCCGCATCTTTGGGAGTCTGGATCTGAACAAGGTCCAGGGTGACTTTCACATCACGGCGAGGGGTCACGGTTATATCGAGTTTGGGGACCACTTGGACCACAGTG CCTTCAACTTCTCGCACATAGTCAACGAGTTCTCCTTTGGAGACTTTTACCCCTCTCTCGTCAACCCGCTCGACAAGACGGTCAACACGTGCGAGAAGAACTTCCACAAGTTCCAGTACTTCTTGTCCGTGGTGCCGACGCTGTACAGCGTCAAGTCGTCGACAGGCGCCTTTGGCTACTCGACCATCTTCACCAACCAGTACGCCGTGACGGAGCAGAGCTCCGAGATCAGCGAGATGAACGTCCCCGGCATCTTTTTCAAGTACGACATTGAGCCCATCCTGCTCGACATTGAGGAGTCGCGCGACACCATCCTCGTCTTCCTCATCAAGGTCATCAACATCCTCAGCGGTGCCATGGTAGCCGGCCACTGGGGCTTCACCATGTCCGAATGGATCAAGGAGGTTCTGGGCAAGAGGAGACGGGCCAGCTCCAATGGAGTCTTGGGAAACAAGGCTGGTTATGATGAATGA
- a CDS encoding dihydrodipicolinate synthase, with amino-acid sequence MAAAPAPGIYVPVPTFFASRTAADYNAHAPPVDVAAQVAHSLYLARAGIHGLVILGSTGEAVHMTNDERTTVLAGVRKGLDAEGFKDYPIIAGTASHSVVEVVEQLKDAHEKAACQFGMVLVPGYFAGATSQEGIVRWFTAVADQSPIPVMIYHYPGVSNNVKVTIPTFAKLSQHPNIVGCKLSYPDVPVHTELALHPEIDHSRFAVFTGLGSQLFPVVAVGGAGAIDGAAAFFPKAVVRLFELSRNVRPTDEEHAERGRLQYLVAALYSKLIPTGTIGIKEAVARLRGFGDPDGTRLPLFGGFADGDAEWARWKPIVDQLEEAEKKL; translated from the exons ATGGCAgccgcaccagcaccaggcatcTACGTGCCCGTGCCGACCTTCTTCGCCTCGCGGACGGCGGCCGACTACAACGCGCACGCCCCGCCCGTCGACGTCGCCGCCCAGGTCGCCCACTCGCTGTACCTGGCCCGCGCCGGCATCCACGGcctcgtcatcctcggcAGCACCGGCGAGGCCGTGCACATGACCAACGACGAGCGCACCACCGTCCTGGCCGGCGTGCGCAAGGGCCTTGACGCCGAGGGCTTCAAGGACTACCCCATCATCGCCGGCACCGCCTCGCATAGTGTGGTGGAGGTTGTAGAGCAGCTCAAGGATGCGCACGAAAAGGCCgcctgtcagttcggcatggTCCTCGTCCCCGGTTACTTTGCCGGTGCGACGTCGCAGGAGGGTATTGTGCGGTGGTTCACTGCCGTGGCGGACCAGAGTCCCATCCCCGTCATGAT CTACCACTACCCCGGCGTGTCAAACAACGTCAAGGTGACCATCCCAACCTTTGCCAAACTCTCCCAGCACCCCAACATCGTCGGATGCAAGCTCTCCTACCCCGACGTGCCCGTGCACACGGAGCTGGCGCTGCACCCGGAGATCGACCACTCCCGGTTCGCCGTCTTCACGGGCCTGGGCTCGCAGCTGTTCCCCGTGGTGGCCGTGGGCGGTGCGGGAGCCatcgacggcgccgccgccttctTCCCCAAGGCCGTGGTGCGGCTGTTTGAGCTGTCGCGCAACGTGCGCCCCACCGACGAGGAGCACGCCGAGCGCGGGAGGCTGCAGTACCTCGTCGCCGCGCTCTACTCCAAGCTCATCCCCACGGGCACCATCGGCATCAAGGAGGCCGTCGCGAGGCTGAGGGGCTTTGGCGACCCGGATGGTACCAGGCTGCCGCTGTTTGGTGGGTTCGCGGATGGCGATGCCGAGTGGGCGAGGTGGAAGCCGATAGTGGATCAGTTGGAGGAGGCGGAGAAGAAGTTGTGA
- a CDS encoding ABC1 family protein, producing MKLNTALGTAASLGRLRPRIGPSITAPSVIQWTCASCRSQSSVAGARAAAGFAVGNGGRRTVVSSIRSITSSRYYRHASTTSQSQSRSEYQQQQQQQGGSRRPRGSGALLLATTGGAASVGILAFTDDIKAGYETVERCGRVGLALAVCINDYRSTLKKRDGLEDGEEQEKLLSECHKRCAVRTLKVLEKNGGIFIKLGQHLSAMNYLLPVEWTTTFIPLQDRCPVSSFESIQAMYRADTGNELWDDFSEFSSEPIGAASLAQVHLATLKADGRRVAVKVQHPGLAQWAPLDLALTRYTFQTLKTFFPEYDLSWLSDEMDLSLPQELDFRQEAHNANRTREYFSAHPELPLIIPDVIKADRRILIMANESGHRLDDLEYLDGQGIDRDEVSAALARIFNEMIFGDGAPLHCDPHGGNIAIRKREGGRGVSGGGSNFEVILYDHGLYRDIPLDLRRSYAKMWLAVVEGDMDRMRKYAHEVAGVTDESFPLFASAITGRDFGVLASSSSGGDGSVLLAPRSLDEKQTMGSALQGGLLADLVQLLGKVPRIILLILKTNDLTRSLDENLHTRQGPVRSFLILARYCTRTVFLERLETLRERGSLFWPPNAVGLLAAWVGYLKVEVQLEAFEMWLSVKRCVVSPVLELVRRSRREEGAVVAL from the exons ATGAAGCTCAACACCGCCCTCGGTACCGCTGCATCCCTGGGCCGGCTTCGACCGCGCATCGGTCCGTCGATAACCGCCCCGTCGGTGATACAGTGGACATGCGCATCATGTCGGAGCCAGTCCTCGGTGGCGGGCGCTCGCGCGGCGGCGGGTTTTGCCGTTGGGAACGGCGGCCGTCGAACTGTTGTGTCGTCGATTCGGAGCATCACGAGCTCGAGATACTACAGGCATGCCTCGACAACAAGCCAGTCGCAGTCACGGTCCGAgtaccagcagcaacagcaacagcaaggaGGCTCGAGGAGGCCGAGAGGTAGCGGCGCATTGCTGCTTGCCACCACTGGTGGTGCGGCGAGTGTGGGCATCTTGGCCTTTACAGACGATATCAAGGCCGGCTACGAGACGGTCGAGAGGTGCGGCCGTGTTGGGTTGGCTTTGGCCGTCTGTATCAATGA CTACCGATCAACATTGAAGAAGCGTGACGGGTTAGAAGATGGCGAAGAGCAGGAGAAGCTGCTGAGCGAGTGCCACAAACGGTGCGCGGTCCGGACGCTCAAGGTTTTGGAGAAGAATGGCGGCATCTTTATCAAGCTTGGGCAACACCTG AGTGCCATGAACTACCTCCTCCCGGTCGAATGGACTACAACATTCATCCCGCTACAAGACCGCTGCCCCGTCAGCTCGTTCGAGTCTATCCAGGCCATGTACCGCGCCGACACCGGCAACGAGCTTTGGGACGACTTTTCAGAGTTCAGCTCAGAGCCCATCGGCGCCGCCTCCCTGGCCCAGGTCCACCTCGCGACCCTCAAGGCCGACGGCCGCCGCGTGGCCGTCAAGGTCCAGCACCCAGGCCTGGCCCAATGGGCACCCCTCGACCTGGCCCTGACCAGGTACACGTTCCAGACGCTGAAGACCTTCTTCCCCGAGTACGACCTGAGCTGGCTGTCGGACGAGATGGACCTGTCGCTGCCGCAGGAGCTCGACTTCCGGCAGGAGGCGCACAATGCAAACCGCACGCGCGAGTACTTCTCCGCGCATCCGGAGCTGCCACTCATCATCCCTGACGTCATCAAGGCCGACCGGCGCATCCTCATCATGGCCAACGAGTCGGGCCACCGCCTGGACGACCTGGAATACCTCGACGGGCAGGGCATCGACCGCGACGAGGTCTCGGCCGCGCTGGCGCGCATCTTCAACGAGATGATCTTTGGCGACGGCGCCCCGCTGCACTGCGACCCGCACGGCGGCAACATTGCCATCCGGAAGCGCGAGGGCGGCCGCGGCGTCTCTGGAGGTGGCAGCAACTTCGAGGTGATACTGTACGACCACGGCCTGTACCGCGACATACCGCTGGACCTCCGCCGGTCGTACGCCAAGATGTGGCTGGCCGTGGTGGAGGGCGACATGGACCGGATGCGCAAGTACGCGCACGAGGTGGCGGGCGTGACGGACGAGTCGTTCCCGCTGTTCGCGTCGGCCATAACGGGGCGCGACTTTGGCGTCctcgcgtcgtcgtcgtcgggcgGCGACGGCTCGGTGCTCCTGGCCCCGCGCTCCCTCGACGAGAAGCAGACCATGGGCAGCGCGCTGCAGGGCGGCCTGCTGGCCGACCTCGTCCAGCTGCTCGGCAAGGTGCCGCGCAtcatcctcctcatcctcaagACCAACGACCTCACCCGCAGCCTCGACGAGAACCTGCACACGCGCCAGGGGCCCGTCCGCTCGTTTTTGATCCTGGCCAGGTACTGCACGCGGACCGTGTTTCTGGAGCGGCTCGAGACGCTGCGCGAGCGCGGATCGCTGTTCTGGCCGCCCAACGCCGTAGGGCTGCTCGCGGCCTGGGTCGGCTACCTCAAGGTCGAGGTGCAGCTCGAGGCGTTTGAGATGTGGCTGTCGGTCAAGAGGTGCGTCGTCAGTCCGGTGTTGGAGCTGGTGAGGAGGAGTAGACGGGAGGAGGGGGCGGTTGTGGCGTTATAG
- a CDS encoding Poly(A)+ RNA export protein has protein sequence MSGLFGGGAAAAQPNTVGDLKNDVAIANPPEDSISDLAFNPNQADQKDFLAVSSWDKKVRIYEVLGNGTAEGKHAYEHDGPVFSVDYYKDGTKIVSGGADKQAKVCDMNTGQTAQVAQHEKPVRSVRWFDNNGSPMVITGSWDKTVKYWDLRQQSPVATLQCQERVYTMDVRDKLLVIGTADRYINVVNLNEPQKFYKTLQSPLKWQTRVVSCFTDANGFAIGSIEGRCAIQYVEDKDSSSNFSFKCHRDAPQGSVTSVHAVNDISFHPVHGTFSTAGSDGTFHFWDKDAKHRLKGYPNVGGSITATTFNKNGNIFAYAVSYDWAKGYQGNNSTYPNKVMLHPVQQDECKPRPSVKKR, from the exons ATGTCGGGCCTatttggcggcggcgcggcggCCGCGCAGCCCAACACGGTCGGCGACCTCAAGAACGACGTGGCGATCGCGAACCCGCCCGAAGACAGCATCTCAGATCTCGCATTCAACCCGAACCAAGCAGACCAAAAGGACTTTCTCGCAGTGTCAAGTTGGGACAAGAAGGTGCGCATCTACGAGGTACTGGGCAACGGGACCGCGGAGGGGAAGCACGCCTACGAGCATGATGGTCCGGTGTTTAGCGTTGATTACTACAAG GACGGCACCAAGATTGTGTCGGGCGGCGCAGACAAGCAGGCCAAGGTCTGCGACATGAACACGGGCCAGACGGCGCAGGTTGCGCAGCACGAAAAACCGGTGCGCTCAGTGCGGTGGTTTGACAACAATGGCAGCCCGATGGTGATCACGGGTTCGTGGGACAAGACGGTCAAGTACTGGGACCTCAGGCAGCAGTCGCCCGTAGCGACGCTGCAGTGCCAGGAGCGCGTCTACACCATGGACGTTCGCGACAAGCTGCTCGTCATCGGCACGGCGGACCGCTACATCAACGTAGTCAACTTGAACGAGCCGCAGAAGTTCTATAAGACGCTGCAAAGTCCACTTAAATGGCAGACGCGTGTAGTGAGCTGCTTCACCGACGCCAACGGTTTTGCTATTGGCAGTATCGAGGGCCGTTGCGCCATCCAATATGTGGAGGATAAGGACTCCAG CTCCAACTTCTCGTTCAAGTGCCATCGAGATGCTCCACAGGGCAGCGTGACTAGCGTCCACGCCGTCAACGACATCTCGTTCCACCCGGTACACGGCACCTTTAGCACGGCCGGTTCCGATGGCACGTTCCACTTCTGGGACAAGGACGCAAAGCACCGTCTCAAGGGTTACCCGAATGTCGGCGGCAGCATCACCGCGACGACCTTCAACAAGAACGGCAACATCTTTGCCTACGCCGTTAGCTACGACTGGGCCAAGGGCTACCAGGGCAACAACAGCACGTATCCCAACAAGGTCATGCTCCATCCCGTTCAGCAGGACGAGTGCAAGCCGCGCCCGTCTGTGAAGAAGCGATGA
- a CDS encoding amidohydrolase 2, with protein MASTPSWTKNLAPSTTGCSPSAAAARTAELEELVRVIQSTPAIDNHANPLLGRKEPENFPLLVGTATGTGDIADAVEMTLGQQRALRQLAMALQCEPSWDAVAQGIRNKRLDEAEYVKWVAKCFAGVDTILFDDGPRDQNKTHDLTWHDRFLSGSCKRIFGIETVAAEIIDSHAKVYYHSSSTSTGRRRRQSPDDVFDRMLDDFGIAVKQAIENIDIVAFSSVIGYRTGLGVRKAVDIAAARDSFEEIVENYGIQGRFTTVSHKGLSDLFVHHTAVLIREYSTNFRKPIQFRTFLGGSDASMVNCNPALLETFIRAYPAVPIVLLNACYPYAREAGCLASMHANVHVDIGKMCPSVSQGGQETVLREILELCPWSKILWGTGANDTPECFLLANIQGREALKTVLCEFVWKGHLSCRDAVELSKAVLFENSNRLYNLELSLSGLLDSTDGTDTGDETSDDDDDDDSD; from the exons ATGGCGTCAACCCCCTCATGGACTAAAAACTTGGCACCCTCTACGACCGGCTGCTCTCCTTCGGCTGCTGCCGCAAGAACGGCGGAGCTGGAGGAGCTCGTTCGCGTTATTCAGAGCACACCAGCTATCGACAACCATGCGAACCCTTTACTAGGGCGAAAGGAACCAGAAAACTTTCCTTTGCTTGTCGGTACCGCCACCGGTACAGGAGACATTGCTGATGCGGTCGAAATGACCTTGGGGCAGCAACGCGCCCTCAGGCAACTGGCCATGGCTCTCCAGTGCGAGCCATCTTGGGACGCCGTTGCTCAAGGCATCAGGAACAAACGACTCGACGAAGCCGAATATGTAAAGTGGGTTGCCAAGTGCTTTGCTGGGGTCGACACGATCTTGTTCGACGACGGGCCAAGAGACCAAAACAAAACGCACGACCTGACGTGGCATGACAGATTTCTGAGCGGCAGTTGCAAGCGCATCTTCGGCATAGAGACTGTCGCAGCTGAGATCATCGACAGCCACGCAAAAGTATACTACCACTCAAGTAGCACGAGCACCGGACGACGTCGCCGTCAGTCACCGGATGATGTGTTTGACAGAATGCTAGACGATTTTGGCATCGCCGTTAAGCAGGCCATAGAAAACATCGACATAGTTGCCTTCAGCTCAGTCATTGGCTACCGCACTGGACTTGGCGTTCGCAAGGCTGTGGATATTGCTGCTGCCCGGGACTCCTTCGAGGAGATTGTCGAGAATTACGGGATCCAGGGGAGGTTTACAACCGTGTCGCACAAGGGCCTCAGCGATTTGTTCGTTCACCACACCGCCGTTTTGATTCGGGAATATAGCACCAATTTCCGGAAGCCCATCCAGTTCCGAACCTTTCTGGGAGGTAGCGATGCTTCGATGGTCAATTGCAACCCGGCACTTTTGGAAACATTTAT ACGTGCCTACCCTGCAGTGCCCATTGTCCTCCTGAATGCATGCTACCCTTACGCACGAGAGGCAGGCTGCCTTGCGAGCATGCATGCCAATGTTCACGTCGACATTGGTAAGATGTGTCCGAGCGTCAGCCAGGGCGGGCAGGAAACTGTCCTGAGAGAGATATTGGAGCTATGCCCTTGGTCGAAGATATTATGGGGCACTGGCGCAAATGATACACCGGAGTGTTTTCTCTTGGCAAATATACAGGGTCGAGAGGCCCTTAAAACG GTGCTGTGTGAATTTGTTTGGAAAGGACATTTGAGCTGCAGGGATGCTGTCGAGCTTTCCAAGGCTGTCCTTTTTGAGAACTCGAACCGGCTATACAACCTCGAGCTGTCTTTGTCCGGCTTGCTTGACAGCACAGATGGAACCGATACGGGCGACGAAAccagcgacgatgacgacgacgatgattcTGATTAG
- a CDS encoding mannan endo-1,6-alpha-mannosidase DCW1: protein MHNVLLQTVVAVLLASKAVDAAYSIGSDDEIRASARTIAYDLMSYYSGNQSGQVPGILPGPPPKGDYYWWEGGALMGAMIDYWHLTGDATYNDVVSQGMLHQVGDNRDYQPVNYTASLGNDDQAFWGMSAMLAAEVNFPNPPPDQPQWLSLAQAVFNTQAAPARHDKTCGGGMRWQIPIANAGYNYKNSIANGCFFNMGARLARYTGNSSYADWAETQWDWLQSVGFIDADYNIYDGAHIETNCTDINRALFSYTYGVMVLGAANMYNFTNGSAKWEARVKGLLTATFETFFLDDVITEVACEPHDSCTTDMLSFKGYVHRWLTTATTVAPFTRAQVLPILRKSAEAAVATCTGGKDGRQCGFKWSTREFDGKTGAGQQMNVLGAVTSLLQKASQSAPLTNSTGGTSTGDPDAGTGPQIDVGGRFRAITDGDRAGASFLTIASAILFWVFFFWLLSGMGEEDANPDGAEEVRERRKKAKGVGLLRRLKGGYRGVYTGDDGGGDVDSKDENEKRGAARLPLARGRLKRRAGDDRPKVKVPLLHNFWQPGSKE, encoded by the exons ATGCACAATGTACTCTTACAGACCGTTGTGGCGGTCCTCCTTGCTAGTAAAGCAGTTGATGCCGCTTATAGCATAGGATCAGATG ACGAGATCAGGGCCTCGGCAAGAACCATCGCCTACGACCTCATGAGCTATTACAGCGGTAACCAGTCGGGTCAGGTGCCGGGGATCCTGCCGGGTCCGCCGCCCAAGGGCGACTACTACTGGTGGGAAGGCGGCGCGCTGATGGGCGCCATGATAGACTACTGGCACCTTACGGGCGACGCGACCTACAACGACGTCGTGTCCCAGGGCATGCTCCACCAGGTCGGGGACAACCGCGACTACCAGCCTGTCAACTATACGGCGTCTCTGGGCAACGACGACCAGGCCTTTTGGGGCATGAGCGCAATGCTCGCCGCCGAGGTCAACTTTCCCAACCCGCCGCCGGACCAGCCGCAGTGGCTTTCGCTCGCTCAGGCCGTCTTCAACACCCAGGCGGCCCCTGCGAGGCACGACAAGACTTGCGGCGGGGGGATGAGGTGGCAGATTCCGATTGCGAATGCTGGATATAATTATAAGAATA GTATTGCGAATGGTTGTTTCTTCAACATGGGCGCAAGGCTGGCTCGGTATACAGGCAACTCCAGCTACGCTGACTGGGCAGAGACACAATGGGACTGG CTGCAGAGTGTTGGTTTTATCGACGCAGACTACAACATCTACGACGGTG CCCACATAGAAACAAACTGCACCGACATCAACCGAGCGTTGTTTTCCTACACCTACGGGGTCATGGTGCTAGGTGCAGCCAACATGTACAACTTT ACCAACGGCAGCGCAAAATGGGAAGCACGGGTTAAAGGTCTCCTCACGGCAACGTTCGAAACATTCTTCCTCGACGACGTCATCACCGAGGTGGCCTGCGAGCCGCACGACTCCTGCACGACCGACATGCTCAGCTTCAAGGGCTACGTGCACCGGTGGCTGACGACAGCGACGACGGTGGCACCCTTTACGCGGGCCCAAGTCCTGCCCATCCTGCGAAAGTCTGCCGAGGCGGCCGTGGCCACCTGCACGGGCGGCAAGGACGGGCGCCAGTGCGGCTTCAAGTGGTCGACGAGAGAATTCGACGGCAAGACGGGCGCGGGCCAGCAGATGAACGTGCTCGGGGCCGTCACGTCGCTGCTGCAAAAGGCGAGCCAGAGCGCGCCCCTGACCAACAGCACGGGCGGCACCAGCACGGGCGACCCGGACGCCGGCACGGGGCCACAGATCgacgtcggcggcaggtTCCGCGCCATCACGGACGGCGACAGGGCCGGCGCGTCGTTCCTCACCATCGCCAGCGCGATCCTCTTTTgggtcttcttcttttggttGCTCTCGGGCATGGGCGAGGAGGACGCCAACCCCGACGGGGCGGAGGAGGTGAGGGAGAGGAGGAAAAAAGCCAAGGGCGTGGGGCTGCTGCGGCGTCTGAAGGGCGGATATCGGGGGGTGTATACTGGCGATGATGGAGGAGGGGATGTTGACAGCAAGGACGAAAACGAAAAGAGGGGGGCGGCTCGCTTGCCCCTCGCCAGGGGCCGCTTGAAGAGAAGAGCGGGAGACGACAGGCCGAAAGTAAAGGTGCCTCTGCTGCATAATTTTTGGCAGCCGGGTAGTAAGGAGTAG
- a CDS encoding ethanolamine-phosphate cytidylyltransferase yields MTSLIAQLPPGEPAPELLENRIWIDGCFDFFHHGHAGAIVQARLLGDELYIGVHSDEAIMENKGPTVMSMEERVAAVDACRWVTASVPNAPYVTDLVWITHYGCKYVVHGDDITSDSNGEDCYRFVKEAGRFKVVKRTPSISTTDLVGRMLLCTRTHFIKSLKAMLAGTEGDGTDTERDARGLDMMKRIELYATDETARKPGVDVWFWTASTEAKQDDKSEEKGSFRELFKAPGPKPGQRVVYVDGGFDLFSSGHIEFLRMVVKTEEDLAREQGWYSQQAVEERRGKGADYPPAYVVAGIHDDDVINHWKGVNYPIMNIFERGLCVLQCKYINAVVFGAPFTPTKSYLTSLPWGTPDAVYHGPTSFMPLTYDPYMAPKEMGIYNEIGAHGFSDVNAATIVQRILKSRDLYEARQRAKGEKANVEEAHRRREVMEEEQRLKEAQGASS; encoded by the exons ATGACCTCTCTAATCGCCCAGCTCCCTCCCGGGGAGCCAGCCCCTGAGCTTCTAGAAAACCGGATTTGGATCGATGGGTGTTTCGACTTCTTTCATCACG GCCATGCCGGCGCTATCGTCCAAGCTCGTCTACTGGGCGATGAGCTCTACATTGGCGTGCACTCGGACGAAGCCATCATGGAGAACAAGGGACCAACCGTCATGTCGATGGAGGAACG AGTCGCCGCTGTCGATGCATGCAGGTGGGTGACAGCCTCTGTCCCCAACGCACCTTACGTAACGGACCTCGTCTGGATCACGCACTATGGCTGCAAATACGTCGTTCACGGCGACGACATCACGTCCGACTCCAACGGCGAGGATTGTTACCGATTCGTCAAGGAGGCTGGGAGGTTCAAGGTGGTCAAGCGGACACCGAGCATTTCCACCACTGATCTGGTTGGCCGCATGTTGCTGTGCACACGCACCCACTTCATCAAGTCGCTCAAGGCCATGCTTGCTGGTACCGAGGGAGACGGGACCGACACCGAAAGGGATGCGCGGGGCCTCGACATGATGAAGCGTATTGAGCTGTATGCCACGGATGAGACTGCCAGGAAGCCCGGCGTCGATGTTTGGTTCTGGACTGCCTCGACCGAGGCTAAGCAGGACGACAAGTCAGAGGAAAAGGGCTCTTTCCGGGAGCTATTCAAGGCTCCCGGACCAAAGCCAGGTCAGAGGGTCGTCTACGTCGATGGCGGGTTCGATCTTTTCTCGAGCGGCCATATCGAGTTCCTGCGCATGGTCGTCAAGACCGAGGAGGACCTTGCCAGAGAGCAGGGTTGGTACTCGCAGCAAGCCGTTGAGGAGCGTCGCGGTAAGGGAGCCGACTATCCACCTGCCTACGTGGTTGCCGGTATTCACGATGACGATGTTATCAACCACTGGAAGGGTGTCAACTACCCCATCATGAACATTTTTGAGCGTGGGCTTTGTGTTCTGCAGTGCAAG TATATCAACGCCGTCGTTTTCGGGGCCCCCTTCACCCCAACCAAGTCATATCTTACGTCTCTTCCGTGGGGCACGCCAGATGCAGTGTATCACGGGCCGACATCGTTCATGCCGCTCACGTACGACCCGTACATGGCACCCAAGGAGATGGGCATCTACAATGAGATAGGCGCACATGGCTTTAGCGACGTCAACGCGGCGACCATCGTGCAGCGTATCCTCAAGAGCCGGGACCTCTACGAGGCGCGGCAAAGGGCCAAAGGTGAGAAGGCCAACGTTGAAGAGGCGCACCGACGAAGGGAAGTTATGGAAGAGGAGCAGAGGCTAAAGGAGGCACAGGGTGCTTCTTCTTGA